Below is a genomic region from Candidatus Omnitrophota bacterium.
TAATTGTGTTCTGGCCGAAGAGCATCCTGAAATTGGCCCGGGAGGCGCATGGGAAAATGCTATTCATTATTTTATTGATTGTATCCGGGAAAAACAAAAGCCGTTTGTTTCTGGACAGGAAGGAATGGAGACGCTTAGAATAATATTAGCCGCCTATAAATCAAATAAAAAAGGCAAGTGGGTTAAAGTTGGCAAACAGGAGGTATAGATGAAACTTGGACTATGCAGTTGGTCGTATCATAAGTCATTGGAATCTGGGAAGTTAGATTTTACCGGATTATTAAAGGTATGCGCAAAAGAACTCAAGGTGGGAGGAGTAGACATTATTGCCGACCATTTGCCTAAGACGGATAAAAAGTCCTTGATTGAATACAAAAAGCGGGCAACTGATTTACACTTGACAATTGCCTGTCTTTCTCCGGGAAACAATTTTGGCAGTCCCAAATCCGAGGAGCGAAAAAAAGAAATTGAAGGAATTAAAAAATGGCTTGAAGCCGGCTATATTTTGGGAGCGCCGGTATTGAGAATATTCTCGGGTTGGCCTTATCCTTATGAGGATAAAGACAAACTCTGGCCATTAATGGTTGACTGCATTAAACAGTGTGAGCAAAACGCAAAAGAAACAGGTATAGTCCTGGCTATTGAGCCGCATAATGACGGCGGTTTTCTTCCCACATCCGGAGATACCCTAAGATTAATTAAAGAAATAAATTCAGAATGGGTAAAGATAAACCTTGACACGGGTAATTATCAAGATCCGGATAATTATAAGGGGATTGAAGACACGATTGCCTATGCTCCGCATCTTCATGCCAAGGTTCACCATATAAGCGAAGAAGGAAAAGAGCTCGAGTTTGATTATGACCGGATATTTTCGATTATAAAAAAAGCGGGTTACCGGGGATTCGTTTCTTTAGAGTTTGAAGGCCAGGATTTACATAACCAGGATGAATTAAAAGATATCCCCCGGGCTGTAGGCATGCTTAAGGGATTTATGCAAAGATATGCAAGCTAAAAAGAGCTTATTTAAAGAATTAATCCAACAGAGGAATTCTTATCTGTTTATTGCTCCGGCAGCTATATTGTTTTTTGTGTTTACGTTTTTTCCAGTGATTGCTTCTTT
It encodes:
- a CDS encoding sugar phosphate isomerase/epimerase family protein encodes the protein MKLGLCSWSYHKSLESGKLDFTGLLKVCAKELKVGGVDIIADHLPKTDKKSLIEYKKRATDLHLTIACLSPGNNFGSPKSEERKKEIEGIKKWLEAGYILGAPVLRIFSGWPYPYEDKDKLWPLMVDCIKQCEQNAKETGIVLAIEPHNDGGFLPTSGDTLRLIKEINSEWVKINLDTGNYQDPDNYKGIEDTIAYAPHLHAKVHHISEEGKELEFDYDRIFSIIKKAGYRGFVSLEFEGQDLHNQDELKDIPRAVGMLKGFMQRYAS